One genomic window of Aricia agestis chromosome 7, ilAriAges1.1, whole genome shotgun sequence includes the following:
- the LOC121728877 gene encoding uncharacterized protein LOC121728877: MDLDARGQSAWRWPILFSILILNFLLPTLVLCYGVIWIRLAAFEVPLWLGLATPTLFLVVHGLTQCWFREAADSWGGSLGYRVMAVSGLVMVVSSLLICIILPFNVQPIVYGVLGGLGLSLTSAQVDAVIYESYDTRLDFVRGVCFTGQAIGLSLFPHLLSLLMNVYGYSATLLLLAGIMLQALPAILLLKVDETKNSAYLSRYKELSQSFMAFRNEAMDNNIFTTEVQLHNLSKKCWKSPSDDNLHREGEYNFDDGDIIETITPPPSPEEKRRNFFGVEILPEIPEETEESDNDEPNASNAQNTKCKKRLSFAIKRLSNLGDNLDECIVNQVRRDSKSDRDTNNTKEYSEVEVTYDTVSPVTDVRREKIFNSFSFRCQSAYTSLRRKLWIPSYKVYRTKRRTLYVLYYLNDTFLKPLKRSLSSGSFYPALLLSFSKLSLIAISITLLPLTALKINPSLSNFEVNFLISLFGFTWICFLLCTPWLVYTQKRNFKYVTVSGLVISTCACFVLSEANTHDTFSIGCVIAGFGFGAITSSWETAAQEYVGAHKWSKVHSTLETLSAVLLGLLTTGLSFVVEREGGIQFAMYIQGLIMSVITFVWLVIAAISIYTAKVRNINLKLNWRAT; this comes from the exons TTTCTGTTACCGACGCTTGTGCTGTGTTATGGGGTAATCTGGATCCGGCTTGCAGCTTTTGAAGTGCCTCTGTGGCTTGGTCTTGCAACTCCGACATTATTTCTAGTCGTTCACGGATTAACAC AATGCTGGTTTCGGGAGGCAGCGGATTCGTGGGGTGGATCACTGGGATATCGGGTGATGGCAGTAAGCGGTCTGGTCATGGTCGTTTCCAGTCTGCTGATCTGTATAATCCTACCGTTCAACGTTCAACCGATAGTATACGGTGTCTTGGGTG gtttaggtttgTCCCTTACTTCAGCGCAAGTCGACGCTGTCATCTATGAATCGTACGATACGAGACTCGATTTTGTACGTGGTGTATGTTTCACCGGTCAAGCGATAGGACTGTCTCTGTTTCCACACTTGTTGTCGTTACTGATGAACGTATACGGATATTCAGCGACGTTGCTGCTCCTAGCTGGCATCATGCTGCAAGCGCTCCCCGCTATATTGCTACTAAAAGTCGACGAAACGAAAAACTCGGCTTATTTGTCTAGGTATAAGGAGCTATCACAATCATTTATGGCCTTTAGGAATGAGGCCATGGATAACAATATATTCACCACGGAAGTACAACTTCACAATTTGAGCAAGAAATGCTGGAAAAGTCCCTCAGATGATAATCTACATAGAGAAGGCGAGTACAATTTTGACGATGGTGACATAATCGAAACGATAACACCACCACCTAGTCCAGAAGAGAAGAGGAGAAATTTTTTTGGGGTCGAAATATTGCCCGAAATACCAGAAGAGACTGAAGAGAGTGACAACGATGAACCTAATGCGAGCAATGCACAGAACACCAAATGTAAAAAACGCCTTAGCTTCGCAATAAAAAGACTGAGCAATTTAGGTGATAATCTAGATGAATGTATAGTGAACCAAGTAAGACGAGATTCTAAAAGCGACCGTGACACGAACAATACAAAGGAATATTCAGAGGTTGAGGTAACTTACGACACAGTATCTCCTGTAACAGACGTGCggagagaaaaaatatttaactccTTTAGCTTTAGATGTCAGTCAGCTTACACAAGTTTGAGAAGAAAATTATGGATACCGTCATATAAAGTTTATAGAACAAAAAGAAGAACTTTGTATGTTTTGTACTATTTGAATGACACATTTTTAAAGCCACTGAAGAGATCGTTGTCTAGCGGATCTTTTTACCCAGCACTTTTATTGAGCTTTTCGAAGCTAAGTTTAATAGCAATATCTATTACCTTACTGCCACTAACAGCACTGAAGATAAACCCAAGTTTATCCAATTTTGAAGTTAATTTCCTGATCTCCTTGTTTGGATTTACATGGATATGCTTTTTGCTATGTACGCCGTGGCTGGTTTATACTCAAAAAAGAAATTTCAAATACGTAACAGTCTCCGGGCTCGTAATATCAACATGCGCCTGTTTTG TGCTGTCCGAAGCGAATACCCACGACACCTTTTCAATTGGCTGCGTCATTGCTGGCTTTGGGTTTGGAGCTATAACCTCCTCCTGGGAAACTGCCGCTCAGGAGTATGTCGGTGCTCACAAATGGTCTAAGGTGCACAGCACATTGGAGACACTGTCTGCAGTTTTGCTTGGATTGCTTACAACGGGTCTTTCATTCGTAGTAGAAAGAGAGGGTGGAATTCAGTTTGCTATGTATATCCAGGGACTCATAATGAGTGTTATCACTTTTGTTTGGTTAGTCATAGCTGCAATATCAATTTATACTGCAAAAGTgagaaatataaatttaaaattaaattggcGTGCAacctag
- the LOC121728714 gene encoding probable serine/threonine-protein kinase DDB_G0282963, whose protein sequence is MGFSYKYIKFFFVLLQSSSIVNGLNIDCHGKAFHCVNVTHFRICVDLGGGISKTVDDFLLPCPDNTFCMPANRYECEYHETTTTTTSTTTIKSDFSEISELRKVSVIPLLAAEKKSETTTAAVKETTEKSSTLSILKNIEDTSSKPASENMKDEKLTSETFFDFYPTESYLASAEQNFDTNNINKEIENHFENTTKDFKIINKTEYSSPKSDSSNRISDKNVTLDIIMTDDSVNNIENNNYTIKIDQEKNMPSDNKTILKIFVNIPYDKLKHTLNNNNLSDKSMIDSETGGKNVNHATLNLSNGIEKNEEHRVKESSSLNPTLSIRNISFVEKTKNHENTTEDFHKIDKYFIKKNEDASQMRKATSGQNVNIASLVSNSTGSEKDEDERVLTNSVQPNSLFLETSIKDDKVGEKDILTEINTSSVVHVVLNKTSDKNKEGEKNVLIPNSLLTTNSSLAVRDDYIDAKFNISGSETLDSRSVPVYEEIKGKDITNVIVTISPTNNKNNYLQVVTDVSTNGEQLLDNFMSTSAYPDVIVIMRNYTFDEKNETTVTSNTVIHKQSKEIVSKQSNPGEERSTSVTNITSFVDDHYLNSSLSLNLESPVETMIPTDVSQLSDKLKTEISNVSKFTNSNNFSVSLNDKKTEITENVFTTKESSNRNENKTNYSENKKIFNGDAPINSNVLNGTIQETEANSPKTNTESLNENDPKLLREANTLSILELQTTTEDSGVVKATTNNINELDFRDDQHKTVIETETVKYTAKNETIHNPADLTANQINKTINSNIIPNSINNFMSLSEFENNLTTVPENEVIKRGFDNEKNSDDNPSSRTSSSSNSNLLHEIQTTRIYETITTSTASVLNINNDEDPHKKNTASFLFATEPSTENYYTYSPDSPVIHTTTKRHVEAKEKDTDLYVYDSITAVTSSIVHNSSLLTATEKYDSSKIALEDLSLTDLRLVMNRNINGSRWLRLNENIPSAAVKNDTIAFNNSVVYTHNIQNTYNTSDDSSLFVATTDSYVISTITSNSYTTKSEIKIGQPKVTNTYFTEEKFVASTSKKSETQISPPSVYNLQERIDTKAINSVLKTSSIEPYETTTQIEQIYFTEIEADSNRVSSNIQFDKISNNTAYPNKIFTVDFNTTSSDGASSKRGLIEFDQLKIMKNATEMDKDFPLNRYPIHLLSLSKSNDSDSSLLLHDDNLDPTTETMKSGANLTHNARPDNVSDKNDLTNNTLINATEKYQTIIFTSYSNTHHTDTNNTKVSDTITSIINSINQSVPIQLEITTKSSKESKLKQHLNTTEFSHSTLPITLTRVERINFTDDKNIQGTKSNTTVNSYNNILDKDLPLNISKNNDTIDVLLPTQDYISSFISTPKTPLIRNISLVSQSKGDIISTEPINTNILLNINNLTTSSSILDKLVSDFYAINLETNTEDKLTNINSQNNIDIMSNTPLNLQITNGTLRPLLKTTLGEKTKKSSNTLNTLKSTAVYDHTTRAYNPEVELNNNNNSNTALIDTISGNNENLDTKLTGKGLKDLLNITQSIKIDTGNTRTQYLLAQVTLPAIILPNNLQNSKVQNVTKTNSLNASDTIVIRQNDALNLLKIKVLPTQYFRAPINNDTKNKPITYPEHENISQGKEIKTNVPIPQFVSNFNKSPTKFIDVNVNSTLINNLRKPTSLLSIMSSFNKSSTNTSILDTAKTTTNNDTDLNSIPVKNIPVTYLLGDKSSFFNQTKSYNQTHTVTALPKNNADGMKANKCLNQPKGKYADKDDCKKFYLCLGDAMPVLGECPNGTVFSESKKQCTKNLSQCYRNNRFICLSPGRYYDLSVKNVYYICVKNRERFIQFKYQCQNGYSLNETIVKCIKDSDSSAQNNSDSNTKEDSASISVESSSKAVETLKIKSSKKADTEFECKKEGKYPHPKKCNQYILCTKIKKSVFHRKVKSCDSGEVFDKEKKQCVDSDSHECL, encoded by the exons ATGggtttttcatacaaatatatCAAATTCTTTTTTGTGTTG CTACAGAGCTCTTCAATAGTCAATGGACTCAACATTGATTGCCATGGGAAAGCTTTTCACTGTGTTAATGTAACACACTTTAGGATATGTGTAGACCTTGGTGGTGGTATTTCAAAAACCGTGGATGACTTCCTACTTCCCTGTCCAGACAATACCTTTTGCATGCCGGCGAATCGTTATGAATGCGAATATCATGAAACAACGACGACAACGACATCTACTACGACGATTAAAAGTGATTTCAGTGAAATTAGTGAATTAAGAAAAGTGTCCGTCATACCATTACTTGCTGCTGAAAAGAAATCAGAAACTACAACTGCAGCTGTTAAAGAAACAACAGAAAAGTCTTCGACACtctcaattttaaaaaatattgaagacaCCTCTAGTAAACCAGCATCAGAGAATATGAAAGATGAAAAATTAACAAGTGAaacattttttgatttttaccCAACCGAGAGCTACTTAGCATCTGCAGAACAAAATTtcgatactaataatattaataaagaaatCGAAAATCATTTTGAGAATACAACAAAAGATTTcaagataataaataaaacggAATACTCCAGTCCAAAAAGTGATAGTTCAAATAGAATTAGTGATAAAAATGTGACGTTAGATATTATAATGACAGATGATAGTGTTAATAACatcgaaaataataattatacaataaagatagatcaagaaaaaaatatgcCAAGTGATAATAAAacgattttgaaaatatttgtaaatataccTTATGATAAATTAAAGCATACTCTGAATAACAATAACTTAAGTGATAAGAGTATGATAGATAGTGAAACTGGCGGTAAAAATGTAAATCACGCAACTTTGAACCTGTCTAATGGTATTGAAAAAAACGAAGAGCACCGAGTGAAAGAATCCTCTTCATTAAATCCAACCTTATCGATTAGAAACATTTCATttgtagaaaaaacaaaaaatcatgagaATACAACTGAAGATTTCCACAAAATTGATAAatacttcattaaaaaaaatgaggaTGCGAGTCAAATGCGCAAAGCGACTAGTGGTCAGAACGTAAATATCGCGTCTTTGGTGTCGAATAGTACAGGGAGTGAAAAAGACGAAGACGAACGAGTACTAACTAATTCAGTACAACCAAATTCTTTGTTTCTAGAAACATCCATTAAGGACGATAAAGTTGGAGAAAAAGATATCTTAACAGAAATTAATACTTCTAGTGTTGTACACGTTGTATTAAATAAAACCAGTGATAAAAACAAAGAAGGAGAAAAAAATGTCCTCATTCCCAACTCGTTACTAACAACAAATAGTAGTTTAGCAGTGCGTGACGATTACATAGATGCCAAATTTAATATAAGTGGTAGTGAAACGCTGGATTCTCGATCTGTTCCCGTTTATGAAGAAATTAAAGGTAAGGATATAACGAATGTTATAGTTACGATATCGccaactaataataaaaataattatttacaagttGTAACTGATGTTTCTACAAACGGTGAGCAGCTATTAGATAATTTTATGAGTACCAGTGCATACCCAGATGTAATCGTCATCATGAGAAATTACACTTTTGATGAGAAGAATGAAACGACTGTAACTAGTAATACTGTCATTCATAAACAATCAAAAGAAATTGTATCTAAGCAATCAAACCCTGGTGAAGAACGTAGCACTAGCGTAACCAACATTACATCATTTGTTGATGACCATTATTTAAATTCTTCGCTGTCGCTTAATTTAGAGAGTCCTGTGGAAACTATGATACCTACTGATGTATCACAATTGTCGGATAAATTGAAAACCGAAATAAGTAATGTAAGTAAGTTCACTAATTCAAATAACTTTTCTGTGTCTCTAAATGATAAAAAAACTGAGATAACCGAAAACGTTTTTACAACAAAGGAGTCTAGTAacagaaatgaaaataaaactaattattctgaaaataagaaaatatttaatggaGATGCACCAATAAATAGTAATGTGTTGAATGGAACTATTCAAGAAACAGAAGCAAATTCACCCAAGACGAATactgaaagtttaaatgaaaatgaCCCTAAATTATTACGTGAAGCTAATACACTCAGCATTCTAGAACTACAGACAACAACTGAAGATAGTGGAGTTGTAAAAGCtactacaaataatattaatgaactTGATTTTAGAGATGACCAGCACAAAACAGTTATAGAAACAGAAACTGTTAAATATACTGctaaaaatgaaacaatacaTAATCCAGCAGACCTAACAGCcaatcaaattaataaaacaataaacagtAACATAATTCCTAATTCCATAAACAACTTTATGTCATTATCGGAGTTTGAGAATAACCTAACCACCGTACCTGAAAATGAAGTTATAAAAAGAGGTTTTGATAACGAAAAAAATAGTGATGATAATCCTAGCAGTAGAACTTCAAGCAGTTCCAATTCaaatttattacatgaaatacaAACAACTAGAATATACGAAACAATAACAACTAGTACCGCTTCtgttttaaacataaataatgaTGAAGATccacacaaaaaaaatactgcTAGTTTTCTTTTTGCTACTGAACCGTCAACTGAAAACTACTACACATATTCCCCTGACTCACCAGTTATACATACAACAACTAAAAGGCATGTAGAGGCAAAAGAAAAGGACACTGACCTGTACGTTTATGATTCCATAACTGCGGTTACTTCTAGTATCGTTCATAACTCCTCACTATTAACCGCAACTGAAAAATACGATTCGAGTAAAATTGCCTTAGAAGATTTGTCTTTAACAGACTTGAGACTTGTTATGAATAGAAATATAAATGGAAGCAGGTGGCTTCGCTTAAATGAAAACATTCCTTCGGCAGCTGTAAAAAACGATACCATCGCCTTCAATAATTCTGTTGtctatacacataatatacaaaatacttACAATACAAGTGACGATTCGTCATTATTTGTTGCAACTACAGATTCTTATGTGATTAGCACAATTACGAGTAATTCGTATACAACAAAATCAGAAATCAAGATCGGACAACCAAAGGTAACAAATACCTATTTTACAGAAGAGAAATTCGTTGCGAGCACTTCAAAAAAAAGTGAAACACAAATTAGTCCGCCATCAGTTTATAATTTACAAGAACGCATCGATACAAAAGCAATAAATAGCGTTTTAAAAACTTCTTCGATTGAGCCATATGAAACTACAACCCAAATTGAacaaatttattttacagaaatCGAGGCAGATTCGAATAGGGTTTCTTCTAACATTCAATttgataaaataagtaataatactgcGTATcctaacaaaatatttacagtaGATTTTAACACCACTAGCTCTGATGGAGCTTCATCAAAAAGAGGACTAATTGAATTTGATCAactcaaaattatgaagaatgCTACTGAAATGGACAAGGATTTCCCTTTAAACCGCTACCCCATTCATTTACTTTCACTTTCGAAAAGCAATGATAGTGACAGCTCACTGCTATTGCATGATGACAACTTAGATCCCACAACAGAAACAATGAAATCTGGAGCCAACTTAACACACAACGCTCGTCCTGATAATGTTTCTGATAAAAATGACTTAACCAATAACACATTAATTAACGCGACGGAAAAATATCAAACTATTATTTTTACGTCTTATTCAAATACACATCACACAGACACAAACAACACCAAAGTAAGCGACACTATTACGTCCATAATTAATTCAATTAATCAAAGCGTGCCAATCCAATTGGAAATAACAACAAAAAGTAGTAAGGAGTCAAAACTAAAACAACATTTAAATACAACAGAATTTTCTCACTCCACGCTGCCTATTACACTCACTAGAGTCGAAAGAATTAACTTCACCGATGATAAAAACATACAAGGTACAAAAAGTAACACAACGGTaaatagctataataatatattagacaAAGACTTGCCATTGAATATTTCCAAAAATAATGACACAATCGATGTTCTATTACCAACTCAGGATTATATTTCCTCCTTTATAAGTACCCCAAAAACACCGTTAATTAGAAATATATCATTAGTCTCACAGTCTAAAGGGGACATAATCTCTACAGAACCAatcaatactaatatactacttaatattaataatttaactaCCAGTAGTAGTATTTTAGACAAACTAGTCAGTGATTTTTATGCTATAAATTTAGAAACAAACACAGAAGATAAGTTAACGAATATTAACTCGCAgaataatattgatataatgTCCAATACTCCATTAAATTTACAAATAACCAACGGAACACTACGGCCTCTattaaaaacaacattaggagaaaaaacaaaaaaatcatctaacacCCTCAATACATTAAAATCAACAGCTGTTTACGATCATACTACCAGAGCTTATAATCCCGAAGTagagttaaataataataataatagtaatactGCTTTAATTGATACGATATCTGGGAATAACGAAAATTTAGACACAAAATTAACCGGAAAAGGTTTGAAGGATCTACTCAATATAACTCAATCAATTAAAATTGACACTGGAAATACTAGAACACAATATTTGCTTGCACAAGTAACACTTCCAGCCATAATTTTACCCAACAATTTACAAAATAGTAAAgtacaaaatgttacaaaaacTAACTCACTGAATGCATCTGATACTATTGTCATTCGACAGAACGATGCTCttaacttattaaaaataaaagtattaccTACACAATATTTCAGGGCTCCTATAAACAATGATACAAAAAATAAACCAATAACTTATCCAGAACATGAAAATATTAGTCAAGGCaaagaaattaaaacaaatgTACCAATACCACAATTTGTATCTAATTTCAACAAAAGTCCGACAAAATTTATTGATGTTAATGTAAATAGCACTCtgattaataatttaagaaaaCCTACAAGCCTACTAAGTATTATGTCAAGTTTCAATAAATCAAGTACTAATACATCAATCCTTGATACTgcaaaaacaacaacaaataaTGATACTGATTTAAATAGCATCCCTGTAAAAAATATACCCGTTACATACCTTTTGGGTGACAAATCATCTTTCTTCAACCAGACTAAAAGTTATAATCAAACTCATACTGTGACTGCGTTACCTAAAAATAACGCAGACGGCATGAAGGCAAACAAATGTCTCAATCAACCTAAGGGAAAGTATGCCGACAAGGATGACTGCAAGAAGTTCTATTTATGCTTAGGAGATGCAATGCCTGTTTTAGGAGAATGCCCTAATGGTACGGTTTTCAGTGAAAGTAAAAAGCAATGCACTAAAAATTTATCGCAATGCTACAGAAATAATCGATTCATATGCCTATCACCCGGGCGATATTATGATTTGAGCGtcaaaaatgtttattacatATGCGTGAAAAATAGAGAGAGATTCATACAATTTAAATATCAATGTCAAAATGGTTACAGCCTAAACGAAACAATCGTAAAATGTATCAAAGATTCCGATTCTTCTGCGCAAAACAATAGTGATTCGAATACAAAAGAAGATAGTGCAAGTATTTCAGTGGAGTCGTCTTCGAAAGCAgtcgaaactttaaaaattaaaagtagcAAGAAGGCAGATACTGAATTTGAATGCAAGAAGGAAGGCAAGTACCCACACCCGAAAAAATGCAATCAATAC